Proteins encoded in a region of the Nitrospira sp. genome:
- a CDS encoding nucleoside-diphosphate kinase, with translation MSERTLAIIKPDAVKKDAIGGIINMYEKAGLRPVALRMMRMAKPTAEGFYAVHKARPFFDSLTTFMASGPVVVVVLEGTDAIKRHRDLMGATDPAKAEAGTIRKAHGTNIEYNAVHGSDSAETARAEISYFFPEMDVVAR, from the coding sequence ATGTCGGAACGGACGTTGGCGATCATCAAGCCGGACGCGGTGAAGAAGGATGCGATCGGGGGCATCATCAACATGTATGAAAAGGCGGGCCTGCGGCCGGTGGCGCTGCGGATGATGCGCATGGCGAAGCCGACCGCCGAGGGGTTCTATGCCGTGCACAAAGCGCGACCGTTTTTCGATAGCCTGACGACCTTCATGGCTTCTGGGCCGGTGGTGGTTGTGGTGCTGGAGGGAACGGATGCAATCAAGCGCCACCGCGATCTTATGGGCGCGACCGATCCGGCCAAGGCCGAGGCGGGCACGATTCGCAAGGCGCATGGTACCAACATCGAGTATAATGCGGTGCATGGCTCAGATTCGGCTGAGACCGCTCGCGCAGAGATCAGCTACTTCTTCCCGGAAATGGACGTGGTGGCGCGGTAG
- the hpt gene encoding hypoxanthine phosphoribosyltransferase codes for MEKIFGRPIVTQGDMRKRIEELGGQIARDYAGKELILVGILKGAFAFYADLARAIRTPLRVDFIVVTSYGSKVKTSGKVTMVTDLTEDIRGKDVLLVEDIVDSGLTVQYLVKTLAKRKPRSIKVCALLSKPQRRKIVVKVDYVGFEIPNKYVVGYGLDYQQHYRNLPYLAVLDKVDEEGRKA; via the coding sequence ATGGAAAAGATTTTCGGCCGTCCGATCGTCACGCAGGGGGACATGCGCAAGCGCATCGAGGAGCTAGGGGGCCAGATCGCCCGCGACTACGCCGGGAAAGAACTGATCCTTGTCGGCATTCTCAAGGGCGCGTTTGCGTTTTACGCTGATCTGGCCCGCGCGATCCGTACGCCCCTCCGCGTGGATTTCATCGTCGTGACCAGCTACGGATCGAAGGTCAAGACGTCCGGGAAAGTGACGATGGTCACCGACTTGACTGAGGATATCAGGGGCAAGGATGTACTGCTCGTCGAGGACATTGTGGATTCAGGTCTGACGGTCCAATACCTTGTCAAAACGCTGGCAAAACGCAAGCCCCGGTCCATCAAGGTCTGTGCCTTATTGAGTAAGCCGCAACGCAGGAAGATCGTGGTCAAGGTGGACTATGTCGGGTTCGAAATTCCCAACAAGTATGTGGTAGGGTACGGGCTTGATTACCAGCAGCACTATCGCAACCTGCCGTACCTGGCTGTCCTGGACAAGGTGGATGAAGAAGGGCGCAAAGCATAG
- a CDS encoding leucyl/phenylalanyl-tRNA--protein transferase: protein MTIPTWIARFPFPDPRKADVEGLVAYGADLQPERVLAAYAQGIFPWPYDTTAPLFWFSPDPRMVLRPDELHVSRSLEKTCAKQRFDIRFDTAFEQVITHCAMITRPTQPGTWIINPMIEAYCQLHEMGYAHSVEAWQDGTLAGGLYGVSLGAAFFGESMFARQPNASKVAFVHLVKQLRSWHFHFVDCQVYTDHLARFGATPWPRTRFLKALKTALEHSTRKGPWNTRTL, encoded by the coding sequence ATGACCATTCCTACATGGATTGCGCGCTTTCCTTTTCCCGACCCACGCAAGGCGGACGTCGAAGGCCTGGTCGCCTATGGCGCCGACCTCCAGCCCGAGCGCGTTCTGGCCGCTTATGCGCAGGGCATCTTTCCGTGGCCCTATGACACGACCGCGCCTCTCTTCTGGTTCTCGCCCGATCCACGCATGGTGCTACGGCCGGACGAATTGCACGTGAGCCGAAGCCTGGAGAAAACCTGCGCCAAGCAACGATTCGACATCCGCTTCGACACGGCCTTTGAACAAGTTATTACCCACTGCGCCATGATCACACGCCCCACGCAACCCGGCACATGGATTATCAATCCAATGATTGAAGCCTATTGTCAGTTGCACGAGATGGGCTATGCACATTCTGTTGAAGCCTGGCAGGACGGAACCCTGGCGGGCGGGCTCTACGGCGTGTCGCTGGGGGCAGCCTTTTTCGGTGAATCCATGTTCGCCCGGCAGCCCAACGCCTCAAAAGTCGCGTTCGTGCATCTGGTCAAACAACTGCGCAGCTGGCACTTTCACTTTGTGGACTGCCAAGTCTACACCGACCACCTCGCCCGCTTCGGCGCCACTCCCTGGCCACGAACACGCTTTCTCAAGGCGCTGAAGACGGCCCTGGAACACTCCACACGAAAAGGGCCCTGGAACACACGCACGCTTTAG
- a CDS encoding phosphoglucosamine mutase: MKRANKKAVLAQRALFGTDGVRGVANLEPMTSETAMKLGRAAAYLFKRRAGRHQIVIGKDTRLSGYMLESALTSGICSMGVDVLLVGPMPTPGIAFLTRSLRADAGVMLSASHNPYQDNGIKFFSSDGLKLPDEVEARMEQLITSDEIEHLRPTAEAVGKAFRVDDAEGRYIEFVKRSLPRDMDFQGLKVVVDCAHGAAYKVSPKVLRELGATVWVIGDKPDGTNINAGCGAVYPARLQGAVREHTADIGIAHDGDADRAIVVDEQGKIIDGDRVMAALALDMHARGELKKKTVVGTVMSNFGLEQALTQAGIALVRTPVGDRYLLERMLADGYNFGGEQSGHLIFLNYNTAGDGLISSLQILSLMKRSGKPLSELVRCMTPVPQVLLNVTVKTKPALSSLPDVQKAIKQGEAKLKGTGRILVRYSGTEPLLRVMVEGESDALIRTVAEELAALARTRLG, translated from the coding sequence ATGAAGCGCGCTAACAAAAAAGCCGTGCTGGCCCAACGGGCCCTGTTCGGGACCGACGGTGTGCGAGGCGTCGCCAACCTCGAACCGATGACCAGCGAGACGGCCATGAAACTGGGCCGTGCCGCCGCGTATCTATTCAAGCGGCGTGCAGGCCGGCATCAGATCGTGATCGGCAAGGATACTCGCTTGTCAGGGTATATGCTGGAGTCGGCGCTCACGTCGGGCATTTGTTCGATGGGTGTGGACGTATTACTGGTCGGCCCCATGCCGACACCCGGCATCGCGTTTCTCACTCGCAGCCTGCGGGCCGATGCGGGCGTAATGCTCTCCGCGTCGCACAATCCCTATCAGGACAACGGTATCAAATTCTTCTCCAGTGACGGACTGAAACTGCCCGATGAGGTCGAAGCCCGCATGGAGCAATTGATTACGTCGGATGAAATTGAGCATCTGCGTCCGACAGCGGAGGCGGTGGGGAAGGCTTTCCGGGTCGACGATGCTGAGGGACGTTACATTGAATTCGTGAAACGGTCGTTGCCGCGCGACATGGACTTTCAGGGATTGAAAGTCGTCGTGGACTGCGCGCACGGGGCTGCCTACAAGGTTTCTCCGAAAGTCCTTCGCGAACTGGGCGCGACGGTCTGGGTGATCGGCGACAAACCAGACGGCACGAACATCAATGCCGGGTGTGGCGCTGTCTATCCGGCCCGCCTCCAGGGTGCGGTGCGCGAACACACAGCCGATATCGGAATCGCGCACGACGGGGATGCGGACCGGGCGATTGTGGTGGATGAGCAGGGGAAGATCATCGATGGCGATCGTGTCATGGCGGCGCTGGCGCTCGACATGCATGCGCGGGGCGAACTCAAAAAGAAAACCGTGGTCGGTACGGTGATGAGTAATTTCGGGCTTGAGCAGGCCCTGACTCAGGCGGGTATTGCGCTGGTACGTACGCCAGTCGGGGACCGTTATCTGCTCGAGCGCATGCTCGCCGATGGCTACAACTTTGGCGGCGAACAATCCGGGCACTTGATTTTCCTCAACTACAACACGGCCGGCGACGGGTTGATTTCCAGTCTACAAATTTTGTCGTTGATGAAACGCTCGGGAAAACCACTCTCCGAGCTAGTGCGGTGCATGACACCGGTGCCGCAGGTCCTGCTCAATGTGACCGTCAAGACAAAGCCCGCCTTGTCCTCCCTGCCGGATGTCCAAAAGGCGATCAAGCAGGGCGAGGCGAAACTCAAGGGAACCGGTCGCATTCTGGTGCGCTATTCCGGAACGGAGCCGCTGTTGCGGGTGATGGTGGAAGGCGAGAGCGATGCGCTGATCCGGACCGTGGCCGAAGAGCTGGCCGCCCTTGCCCGCACCCGCCTGGGATAA
- a CDS encoding ATP-dependent metallopeptidase FtsH/Yme1/Tma family protein, which produces MNSRAKNLLFWVVVGLFMILLFNVFSVTPQVPEDEVIFSEFMAKLDNGDITKVTIKANHISAILKNETRIKTYAAEYPDLVKALRERNVQIEVKPPDDSPWYITFLLTWGPFILFLGLWFFLMRQMQIGGNKALSFGKSRARMLTEERKKVTFADVAGIDEAKEEVFEIIEFLKDPRKFQKLGGRIPKGVLIVGPPGTGKTLLAKAIAGEAGVPFFSISGSDFVEMFVGVGASRVRDLFEQGKKHAPCIIFIDEIDAVGRLRGAGLGGGHDEREQTLNQLLVEMDGFDTTEGVILIAATNRPDVLDPALLRPGRFDRQIVVNRPDIKGRAEILKVHTKKVPVGGNVELEKIARGTPGFSGADLENLVNEAALWAARQNKKEVESVDFEMAKDKVLMGAERKSMVLTDDEKRVTAFHEAGHALIAKLLPGTDPVHKVTIIPRGRALGVTMQLPTDDRHNYSKEYLYNTLAILMGGRVAEELIFKNITTGAGNDLERATDLARRMVCEWGMSEMLGPLTFGKKNEEIFLGREIATHRDFSEQIAEQIDREIKRLVTENYDRTKRLLTEHMHILKALAEALLEKEVLDAPEIDKIVQQGLPQATPA; this is translated from the coding sequence ATGAATTCACGGGCCAAAAATCTGCTGTTCTGGGTCGTCGTCGGGCTGTTCATGATCCTGCTGTTCAACGTGTTCAGCGTGACCCCGCAAGTCCCGGAAGATGAAGTGATTTTTAGCGAGTTCATGGCCAAGCTGGACAACGGCGACATCACCAAAGTCACTATCAAGGCCAATCACATCAGCGCGATTCTGAAAAACGAAACGCGAATCAAGACCTACGCCGCCGAGTATCCTGATCTGGTGAAAGCGCTGCGCGAGCGAAACGTCCAGATTGAAGTTAAGCCCCCGGACGACAGCCCGTGGTACATCACGTTTCTCCTTACCTGGGGGCCGTTTATTCTGTTCCTCGGTCTGTGGTTTTTCCTGATGCGGCAGATGCAGATCGGGGGCAACAAGGCCCTGTCGTTCGGCAAGAGCCGCGCGCGGATGCTGACCGAGGAGCGTAAGAAAGTTACGTTCGCCGACGTAGCGGGGATCGACGAAGCCAAAGAAGAAGTTTTCGAGATCATCGAGTTTTTGAAGGACCCGCGGAAGTTTCAGAAGCTGGGCGGTCGGATTCCAAAAGGGGTACTGATCGTCGGACCTCCGGGTACGGGCAAGACGCTGCTGGCCAAAGCCATCGCGGGGGAGGCGGGGGTGCCGTTTTTCAGCATCAGCGGATCGGACTTTGTCGAAATGTTCGTGGGCGTCGGCGCGTCGCGTGTGCGGGACCTGTTTGAGCAAGGCAAGAAACATGCGCCCTGCATTATCTTCATTGACGAAATCGACGCCGTAGGCCGCTTGCGCGGCGCTGGACTCGGCGGTGGGCACGATGAGCGCGAGCAGACGCTCAATCAGTTACTCGTCGAGATGGACGGCTTCGACACGACTGAGGGCGTCATTTTGATTGCTGCGACGAATCGGCCGGACGTGCTTGATCCGGCCCTGCTGCGCCCAGGCCGGTTCGACCGCCAGATCGTCGTGAATCGGCCGGACATCAAGGGCCGGGCAGAAATTCTTAAAGTCCATACCAAAAAGGTGCCGGTGGGGGGCAATGTCGAGCTTGAGAAGATCGCGCGCGGGACCCCTGGCTTCTCCGGGGCCGATCTCGAGAATCTAGTCAATGAGGCAGCGCTCTGGGCCGCCCGGCAGAATAAGAAGGAAGTTGAGAGCGTGGACTTCGAAATGGCCAAGGACAAAGTGCTCATGGGTGCGGAGCGCAAGAGCATGGTTCTGACCGATGACGAAAAGCGCGTGACGGCGTTTCATGAGGCGGGCCATGCGCTCATAGCCAAGTTGCTGCCGGGGACTGATCCGGTCCATAAGGTGACGATCATCCCGCGCGGCCGTGCCCTGGGCGTGACCATGCAGTTGCCGACGGACGACCGGCACAACTACTCGAAGGAATATCTCTACAACACGCTGGCGATTCTGATGGGCGGTCGCGTGGCCGAGGAGCTGATCTTCAAGAACATCACGACCGGTGCGGGCAATGACCTCGAGCGGGCTACCGATCTGGCACGCCGGATGGTGTGTGAGTGGGGTATGAGCGAAATGCTTGGGCCGCTGACGTTCGGCAAGAAAAACGAGGAAATTTTTCTTGGGCGAGAAATCGCCACGCATCGTGACTTTAGCGAGCAAATCGCCGAACAGATCGACCGGGAGATTAAACGGTTGGTCACAGAGAACTACGACCGGACCAAGCGGCTTCTGACCGAGCACATGCATATCCTGAAAGCCCTGGCGGAGGCGTTGCTCGAGAAGGAAGTGCTCGACGCCCCTGAGATCGACAAGATCGTCCAGCAGGGACTGCCCCAGGCGACCCCCGCCTGA
- the mtnA gene encoding S-methyl-5-thioribose-1-phosphate isomerase gives MIPTVEWKNGVVRLLDQSRLPVHVKFLNCRNSKAVASAIRELKVRGAPAIGVTAAMGVALGAKAIKTTSYEAFATAVVKICDELAATRPTAVNLFWAITRMKNKLAALKAKPIAEIKRVLVDESQKILDEDIAMCRAMGRHGAALIKNGQTVLTHCNAGALATAGYGTALGVIRSAWESGKQIQVLADETRPVLQGARLTAWELMQDKIPVTLITDNMAGALMKQGKVHLCIVGADRIAANGDVANKIGTYSVAVLARAHNIPFYVAAPYSTIDLVTKSGNDIPIEQRNPSEVTTLHGGLATAPAGVPVLNPAFDVTPAALITAIITERGVFTPGEIATQFRS, from the coding sequence ATGATTCCTACGGTTGAATGGAAAAATGGTGTGGTGCGGCTGCTGGATCAAAGCCGGCTACCTGTGCACGTCAAGTTTCTGAATTGCCGAAACTCTAAGGCGGTTGCCTCCGCCATCCGTGAACTCAAAGTGCGTGGTGCTCCAGCCATCGGTGTCACCGCGGCCATGGGTGTCGCGCTGGGGGCCAAGGCGATCAAAACCACCTCGTATGAAGCGTTTGCCACCGCAGTCGTGAAAATTTGTGACGAACTGGCTGCCACGCGGCCGACCGCGGTCAATCTGTTCTGGGCCATTACGCGGATGAAAAACAAGCTGGCCGCGCTCAAAGCCAAACCAATTGCCGAGATCAAGCGGGTACTGGTAGATGAATCGCAGAAGATTCTCGACGAAGACATCGCCATGTGCCGGGCGATGGGGAGACACGGCGCAGCGCTCATCAAAAACGGCCAGACAGTGCTGACGCATTGCAACGCAGGCGCGCTGGCGACCGCCGGCTATGGCACGGCGCTCGGCGTGATCCGCTCGGCCTGGGAATCCGGCAAGCAGATCCAGGTATTGGCGGACGAAACACGGCCGGTGTTGCAGGGCGCACGGCTCACCGCGTGGGAGCTGATGCAAGATAAGATTCCCGTCACGCTCATTACGGACAACATGGCCGGCGCGTTGATGAAGCAGGGGAAAGTCCATCTCTGCATCGTTGGGGCCGACCGCATTGCCGCGAACGGTGACGTGGCAAACAAGATCGGGACCTATTCAGTGGCGGTCCTTGCCAGGGCCCACAACATTCCCTTCTATGTCGCCGCGCCATATTCCACAATTGACCTTGTCACTAAGTCCGGCAACGACATTCCTATTGAACAGCGCAATCCCTCTGAAGTAACCACGCTTCACGGCGGGCTGGCCACGGCTCCAGCCGGGGTGCCAGTCCTCAACCCAGCCTTCGACGTGACCCCGGCCGCTCTCATCACCGCCATCATCACTGAGCGAGGCGTGTTCACCCCCGGTGAGATTGCCACGCAGTTTCGCTCCTAG
- the folP gene encoding dihydropteroate synthase, whose protein sequence is MIVHTQKPADTFTLAHGRRLALDRPLVMGILNVTPDSFSDGGRYLDSHAALERATTMVGEGADLIDIGAESSRPGALPVPAAEELRRLIPIVRAVCRQVAVPVSVDTTKAVVAEQAIGQGATIINDISALEADPAMVAVVARTGAGLVLMHRQGTSPTMQVKPQYGDVVGEVRAYLQTRMEMASRAGIAEDHIVLDPGIGFGKNREHNLALLTRLEELLVLGRPLLLGVSRKAFIGEVLGRQTDERIWGTAAAVAVAVLRGARIVRVHDVTAMRDVVRMVHAIHEAR, encoded by the coding sequence ATGATCGTTCACACACAGAAGCCGGCGGACACGTTCACGTTGGCACACGGGCGCCGGCTGGCATTGGATCGCCCGCTGGTGATGGGCATTCTCAACGTCACGCCGGATTCTTTCTCGGACGGAGGGCGCTATCTCGATTCCCACGCGGCGCTGGAGCGTGCCACGACGATGGTCGGAGAGGGCGCCGATCTGATCGACATTGGAGCCGAATCATCCCGTCCCGGTGCGCTGCCTGTGCCGGCCGCAGAGGAATTGAGGCGCCTGATTCCCATCGTGCGGGCAGTTTGCAGACAGGTGGCAGTGCCGGTCTCAGTGGACACGACCAAGGCGGTTGTGGCCGAGCAGGCCATCGGACAGGGCGCCACGATTATCAATGATATCAGTGCACTAGAAGCTGATCCGGCTATGGTGGCGGTGGTGGCGCGCACTGGAGCCGGTCTGGTATTGATGCACCGGCAGGGGACGTCTCCTACCATGCAGGTGAAGCCACAATATGGCGATGTGGTCGGCGAGGTGCGGGCGTATTTGCAGACGCGGATGGAGATGGCCTCGCGCGCCGGCATTGCGGAAGATCACATCGTGCTTGACCCCGGAATCGGATTCGGGAAAAATCGCGAACACAATCTCGCACTGCTGACTCGATTGGAGGAGTTGCTGGTGCTGGGGCGACCGCTCCTGCTCGGGGTCTCCCGCAAGGCGTTTATCGGCGAGGTCCTGGGCCGGCAGACGGACGAGCGGATCTGGGGGACGGCGGCCGCGGTGGCCGTGGCGGTGTTGCGCGGGGCCCGGATCGTCCGGGTTCATGACGTGACAGCCATGCGGGATGTCGTCAGGATGGTGCATGCGATCCATGAAGCGCGCTAA